A single genomic interval of Camelina sativa cultivar DH55 chromosome 11, Cs, whole genome shotgun sequence harbors:
- the LOC109127450 gene encoding uncharacterized protein LOC109127450, protein MYPFAWAIVNVENKDNWAWFIRNIKANSENIGDGQGFTVISDRQKGLLNVVERELPKFPCQSEMKGLFWRVAESYILSEYEANLERVKAYDMRLYDAIMQRNPQNCSLAFCKPTTSCVDVHNNLSELFNNAIDPSRYFPMVEMLEIIRRRTMQRIELRMKKACLHRGRFTKRAATFIAEEQESLKYTKYVSGSAQSRCEVLDCGKSVSLHMGMHTCACRKWEMSGLPCRHALRVIAEKKLNHEDY, encoded by the exons ATGTATCCATTTGCTTGGGCTATTGTGAATGTAGAGAATAAAGATAATTGGGCTTGGTTTATAAGAAACATTAAGGCAAACAGTGAAAATATTGGGGATGGTCAAGGTTTTACAGTTATATCTGATAGGCAAAAG GGTTTGTTGAACGTTGTAGAGAGAGAGTTGCCTAAG TTCCCATGTCAAAGCGAGATGAAAGGGTTGTTCTGGAGAGTTGCTGAGAGTTACATATTGTCGGAGTATGAGGCTAATCTGGAAAGGGTGAAAGCTTATGATATGCGGTTGTATGATGCAATAATGCAGAGGAATCCACAGAATTGCAGTCTTGCCTTCTGCAAACCCACAACATCGTGTGTAGATGTGCACAACAACTTGTCAGAATTATTCAACAATGCAATTGATCCCTCAAGGTATTTTCCAATGGTTGAAATGTTGGAGATCATCCGGCGGAGAACAATGCAGCGTATAGAGTTGAGGATGAAAAAAGCATGTCTCCACAGAGGTAGGTTCACAAAGAGAGCGGCAACATTCATAGCTGAGGAGCAGGAAAGTCTTAAATACACCAAGTACGTTTCAGGGTCCGCACAAAGTAGGTGTGAAGTTCTTGATTGTGGAAAATCTGTCAGCCTACATATGGGAATGCATACTTGTGCTTGTCGGAAATGGGAGATGAGTGGACTCCCATGTCGTCATGCACTACGAGTCATTGCCGAGAAGAAGCTTAATCATGAGGATTACTAA
- the LOC104729030 gene encoding uncharacterized protein At4g04775-like, translating into MGDQGRGFPTRCRCGEAVRMGTSRTAKNSRRLFHSCPRGYEESRWYHTFKWTDECMVEKIEDMKLKMNNVEENSITLQKSVNACESEVGTLQMETRVCEVVIEKEITECKMELRSLKNMIGCVVMMMFIYMFLF; encoded by the exons ATGGGTGATCAAGGAAGAGGATTCCCAACGAGATGCAGATGTGGTGAAGCTGTGAGAATGGGTACGTCAAGGACTGCCAAAAACTCACGAAGACTGTTTCACTCCTGTCCAAGAGGATATGAAGAG AGTAGATGGTATCACACTTTTAAGTGGACTGATGAGTGTATGGTTGAAAAGATAGAGGATATGAAGTTGAAAATGAATAATGTGGAAGAAAACTCTATCACATTACAAAAGAGTGTCAATGCTTGTGAATCAGAGGTTGGAACCCTCCAAATGGAAACTCGTGTTTGTGAAGTTGTGATTGAAAAGGAGATAACAGAGTGCAAAATGGAGCTTCGTAGCTTGAAGAATATGATCGGATgtgttgtgatgatgatgttcatTTACATGTTTCTGTTTTGA